The Microbulbifer sp. YPW1 genome contains the following window.
AGGCTGCTGTTAAAGCAGGGATCTCGCCTGCCTATTTGAGCAGGATTGAGCGAGGTAAGGAGGGGCCGCCAAGCCCAGAAGTTATCAAGCATTTGGCTCGGGTAATGGCTGCAGACCCCGATGTCCTGTTCCGCTTGTCCTCTTCAACCGATCCTGAAGTGGTTAGCTACATCAATGAGCAGCCCATATTGATGTCTCTCTTACGCTATATCCAGGACTCCGGGT
Protein-coding sequences here:
- a CDS encoding helix-turn-helix transcriptional regulator; this translates as MSKFGETLRSLRVAQDLGLREAAVKAGISPAYLSRIERGKEGPPSPEVIKHLARVMAADPDVLFRLSSSTDPEVVSYINEQPILMSLLRYIQDSGFSEAEIKKLLKSAEKIKKTSE